Proteins encoded within one genomic window of Brassica rapa cultivar Chiifu-401-42 chromosome A09, CAAS_Brap_v3.01, whole genome shotgun sequence:
- the LOC103840998 gene encoding uncharacterized protein LOC103840998: MVESMKEIFEVQSCIRRFPWLIQMVKSRLFHELCDQHIKEQRRYFCCDCMIPPFCNVCFKKNDHKDHLIIQAFRCSNQTGVRKDFISNYMDISGIHMFSVNRSWIVFINQRCESDVHCFRNNVSHRCKVCGWAFETASSAFCSVECKFRSVLGSQLDDMMESSDDVDEPVVKRKENSEDVYVWTHYEEKT, from the exons atggtGGAAAGTATGAAAGAGATTTTTGAAGTTCAAAGCTGCATCAGAAGATTTCCATGGCTAATTCAGATGGTGAAGTCGAGACTATTCCATGAATTATGCGATCAACACATCAAAGAACAACGACGTTACTTCTGTTGCGATTGTATGATTCCTCCTTTTTGCAATGTCTGCTTTAAAAAGAACGATCACAAAGACCATCTTATCATCCAA GCATTTAGATGTTCAAACCAGACAGGAGTAAGGAAAGACTTCATATCAAACTATATGGACATATCTGGGATACATATGTTTTCTGTGAACCGGTCTTGGATAGTTTTTATTAATCAGAGATGTGAGAGTGACGTTCATTGTTTTAGAAACAATGTTTCACATAGATGCAAAGTCTGTGGATGGGCTTTTGAAACTGCTTCTTCTGCTTTCTGTTCTGTAGAATGCAAG TTTAGGAGCGTTCTTGGATCACAACTCGATGACATGATGGAGAGTTCAGATGATGTTGATGAACCCGTTGTGAAGAGAAAGGAGAATTCAGAAGATGTGTACGTCTGGACCCATTATGAAGAGAAAACATAG